From Candidatus Kaelpia imicola, a single genomic window includes:
- a CDS encoding elongation factor Tu produces PGDNVEFVIELIKPVALEKELRFAIREGGRTVGAGVVSEIIE; encoded by the coding sequence TGCCCGGTGATAATGTTGAATTTGTAATAGAGTTAATCAAGCCCGTAGCACTTGAGAAGGAACTGCGTTTTGCTATCCGTGAAGGCGGTAGAACGGTAGGTGCCGGGGTTGTTTCTGAAATTATAGAATAA
- the rpsJ gene encoding 30S ribosomal protein S10, translating into MAKESKMKIRIKLKAYDHRLIDQSAEEIVKTAKRTGAKVSGPIPLPTRKEIFTVIRSPHVFKRSREQFQLCTHKRLIEMLEPTAKTIDALRKLNLPAGVHVEIK; encoded by the coding sequence ATGGCTAAAGAAAGCAAAATGAAAATAAGAATAAAATTGAAGGCTTACGATCACAGATTGATAGATCAATCTGCAGAAGAGATAGTCAAGACTGCAAAGAGGACAGGAGCAAAAGTTTCAGGTCCGATACCATTGCCTACCCGTAAAGAGATATTTACTGTTATAAGGTCTCCTCATGTCTTCAAGAGATCCAGAGAGCAGTTTCAGCTTTGTACGCATAAGAGATTGATTGAGATGTTGGAGCCGACAGCTAAAACTATTGATGCCTTAAGGAAGTTAAATCTTCCTGCAGGAGTACATGTGGAGATAAAGTAA